Proteins encoded by one window of Arachis hypogaea cultivar Tifrunner chromosome 1, arahy.Tifrunner.gnm2.J5K5, whole genome shotgun sequence:
- the LOC112705799 gene encoding autophagy-related protein 8C, producing the protein MAKSSFKLEHPLERRQAEAGRIREKYPDRIPVIVEKAERSDIPDIDKKKYLVPADLTVGQFVYVVRKRIKLSAEKAIFVFINNTLPPTAALMSAIYEENKDDDGFLYMTYSGENTFGSH; encoded by the exons ATGGCCAAAAGTTCCTTCAAGCTCGAACATCCATTAG AAAGAAGGCAGGCTGAAGCTGGCCGCATTAGAGAGAAGTATCCTGACAGAATTCCA GTGATTGTGGAGAAAGCCGAAAGAAGTGACATTCCTGACATTGATAAGAAGAA GTACCTAGTTCCAGCTGATTTGACTGTTGGTCAGTTTGTTTATGTTGTTCGTAAAAGGATTAAGCTCAGTGCAGAGAAGGCTATATTTGTTTTCATCAATAATACTCTACCCCCAACTG CTGCCTTGATGTCTGCTATTTATGAGGAAAACAAGGATGATGATGGCTTTCTTTACATGACTTACAGTGGAGAGAACACCTTTGGATCTCACTAG
- the LOC112705817 gene encoding uncharacterized protein → MAKTTTPNATTSFQVIKPELYAHSPVHYAVALGDHITLSRIISNLPRLPDPSLIHTESDSLAQERVADQIAAVLDRRDVPNRETPLHLAVRLNDLYAARALATAGADVSLQNSSGWNALQEALCRRASEIALVLLRLHHRNAWSKWRRRLPRVIAALRRMRDFYMEISFHFESSVIPFVGKIAPSDTYKIWKRDGNLRADTSLAGFDGLKIQRADQSFLFLGDGDHAHEVPCGSLLVLNRDERKIFDAFENAGGPMNESEVAGFCAQTSVYRPGMDVTRAELVGRTNWRRQEKTESVGEWKAKVYEVHNVIFSFRSRKVAGVDSDVAGSEQVLPLELDEDEDGFLVAENPSFGFPMPDKRRHSSFVREEREWVPLGRKSVDLPSLAAPPPRRTSSSLSVAAPPQTKEKETVRSLRPSLWLTEQFPLKTEELLPLLDILANKVKAVRRLRDLLTTKFPPGTFPVKVAIPVVPTVRVVITFTKFVELQPLEQFYTPFSSPRHLVSAEKDDQHQKQESRKSFSSSSSAATAWLRRNNSHSGSKQQQRNCSSSALDSDPFAIPSGYTWTSVDDKSRKMNKSKSVRKSK, encoded by the exons ATGGCGAAGACCACTACTCCTAATGCAACGACGTCGTTTCAAGTGATCAAACCGGAACTCTACGCACACAGTCCAGTCCACTACGCCGTCGCTTTGGGCGACCACATCACACTTTCTAGAATCATCTCAAACCTTCCACGCCTCCCCGATCCTTCCCTAATTCACACTGAATCTGACTCGCTTGCTCAGGAACGAGTCGCCGACCAGATTGCCGCCGTTCTAGACCGCCGCGACGTCCCCAACCGTGAAACGCCTCTACACCTAGCAGTTCGCCTCAATGACCTCTACGCTGCCCGCGCACTCGCCACCGCTGGCGCCGATGTTTCGCTCCAGAATTCATCTGGCTGGAACGCACTCCAGGAAGCGCTCTGTCGCCGCGCCTCCGAGATCGCGCTCGTTCTCCTCCGCCTACATCACCGTAACGCGTGGTCCAAGTGGCGCCGCCGCCTCCCCCGTGTCATCGCCGCTCTCCGCCGCATGCGTGACTTCTACATGGAGATCTCTTTTCACTTCGAGAGTTCTGTTATTCCCTTCGTAGGCAAGATTGCTCCATCCGATACCTACAAGATCTGGAAGCGCGACGGAAACCTCCGCGCGGATACCTCCCTTGCTGGCTTCGACGGCCTCAAGATCCAGCGCGCCGATCAGAGCTTCCTCTTCCTCGGCGATGGCGATCACGCGCACGAAGTTCCATGTGGATCGCTTCTCGTTCTGAACCGCGACGAACGCAAGATCTTCGACGCATTCGAGAACGCAGGAGGACCGATGAATGAGTCCGAAGTAGCTGGATTCTGCGCGCAGACTAGCGTTTACCGTCCCGGCATGGACGTCACGAGGGCAGAGCTGGTAGGAAGAACGAATTGGAGGCGACAGGAGAAGACGGAGAGCGTTGGAGAGTGGAAGGCTAAGGTGTACGAAGTGCACAACGTCATCTTCAGTTTCCGGTCACGGAAAGTTGCCGGCGTAGACTCTGACGTTGCAGGGAGTGAACAGGTGCTGCCATTGGAGCTGGACGAAGATGAAGACGGTTTTCTAGTTGCAGAGAATCCAAGCTTCGGGTTCCCAATGCCGGACAAGAGAAGGCACAGTAGCTTCGTTCGTGAAGAGAGGGAGTGGGTTCCCCTCGGGAGGAAAAGCGTGGACCTACCATCGCTGGCGGCTCCTCCTCCAAGAAGGACATCGTCGAGTTTGAGCGTAGCGGCGCCGCCTCAGACTAAGGAGAAAGAGACGGTGAGGAGTCTGCGGCCTTCATTGTGGCTGACGGAGCAGTTTCCGTTGAAGACGGAGGAGCTGCTGCCGTTGCTGGACATTCTGGCCAACAAAGTCAAAGCGGTGAGAAGGCTCAGGGATTTACTCACAACCAAGTTTCCACCGGGAACGTTCCCCGTAAAG GTGGCTATACCGGTTGTCCCTACGGTGAGGGTGGTGATAACGTTCACAAAGTTCGTGGAGCTTCAACCTTTGGAGCAATTCTACACTCCGTTCTCGAGTCCTAGGCATTTGGTGAGTGCGGAAAAAGATGATCAACATCAGAAACAAGAAAGCCGCAAGTCattctcctcctcctcatcgGCAGCAACCGCGTGGCTGAGACGAAATAATAGCCATTCGGGTAGTAAGCAGCAGCAACGAAATTGTTCTTCGTCGGCATTAGATTCGGACCCTTTTGCCATTCCCTCAGGATACACATGGACCAGCGTGGATGACAAATCGCGGAAAATGAACAAGTCCAAGTCTGTGAGGAAGTCCAAGTAA